ttgtcccctacattttccaaaaatttcctggattgtctgtgcaccgctgtattgctctcccagcagatatcaggatgactgaagtctcccatgagaaccagggcgtgcgatctagtaacttgtgcgagttgctggaagaaagcctcgtccacctcatccacctggtccagtggtctatagtaaactcccaccacgacatcacccttgttgctcacacttctaaacttaatccagagactctcaggtttttctgcagtttcatactttagctctgagcagtcatactgctctcttacatacagtgcaactcccccaccttttctgtccttcctcaacagcttatatccatccatgacagtactccagtcaggtgagttatcccaccaagtctgttatttcaatcacatcataattccttgactttgccaggacttccagttctccctgcttgtttcccaggcttcgtgcatttgtgtataggcacttgagataacccgctgatcgcccctctttctcagtatgaggcaggagccctcccctctcacgtgctcctgctcgtgcttcctcccggaatcccacttccccacttacctcagggctttggtctccttccccggtgaacctagtttaaagccctcctcactaggttagccagcctgcttgcgaagatgctcttccctctctttgttaggtggagcccatctctgcctagcattcctccttcttggaacaccatcccatggtcaaagaatccaaagccttctctctgacaccacctgcgtagccattcgttgatttccacgattcgacggtctctacccaggccttttccttccacggggaggatggacgagaacaccacttgcgcctcaaactcctttatcgttcttcccagagccacgtagtctgcagtgatccgctcaaggtcattcttggcagtatcattggagaagcaggaaggggtagcaatccaagggcttgatgagtctcggcagtctctccgtcacatcgcgaatcttagctcctggcaagcagcagacttctcggttttcccggttggggcggcagatagatgactcagtccccctgaggagagagtccccgacccctaccacccgcctccttctcttgggagcggtggtcgtggaacccacaaccctaggacagtgcatgtcatgccttccaatcggcggagtctccttctgctcccttccatCAGACGTATCAtttggtccactctccgcattagtacctgtggagagaacatgaaaacggttacttatctgtatctgcgttgctggtagatggacgttcccctttttcttctggaggtcacatgatgccaaatttcttcaccgtcctcctgtccccgatgtgcagtctgctctgaatcttcagaaccttgtgcccgtagaagcatatcctgacgtctgtccaggaaatcttcagtttctcttatgcaacgcagagtcaatacctgttgctccagaccttgaaccttctcttccagtatggagaccagcttgcactttgtacagacaaagtcgcttctgtcctatggaagaaagacaaacatagcacatccagtacaggtcacaacagctgaacaccccccatccatattaccttccttctatgagcttcccaccccaaagcctgcacccccagccagagccctcaccccctcctgcaccccaacccccattttGTGAGCATTCGTGGCCCGCCATACGATTTCCATATGCGGATGTGTCccttgggtcaaaaagtttgcccacacctGTATTAGAGTGTTAAAGGAACAGAGGAAATGGAATCTGGGCTGAAGAGTGGGGACTGGAtgtgcaggtgagtgcagaggaGACCACCCAGAAACGGTAATTAACCAGCTAATAGAATGTATGACTTATTTCACCTATCCTCCATAGGCAGTGCAGACTTGTTCCCTATAGTCAGTTCCTCTGTTTGCTCTGTTGTCTTAAGCAATGGTGCTCTCATAGTCCCTTCCCTGCACAGGCTCCTCCACAGATTAATAGGCTGTGGGCTGCTCTGGGACCAGCTCAAGTTCATGAATGGCTTCTCTGCTGTATTCATGCTGGATACCATGAGTTGCCATAGGACAATCAGGGATGCATAGCATAACAGTCAGTACTGCATTTTGTTGATTGAGGTTATTCAGCCTCCTTCTCACTGAGCTATGTCTTCTCTTTTAATGTTCCCATCTGGCCTACTGTGGTCCTTTTACTCCAATCTGTTGGTTGGAGAAAGGGATTAGTGGGGGTGTTTCAGTTAGGCATCGTTGATCTGTCTACCTCCTATTTTATTCCTCAGATGTCCTGTGAAAAACTGTCCCGAGAGTCCCCATCTAATATAGTGGCCCCGACGGTGTCCAAGTTGCTTCTCCGGCATATGCAGGTGCTCAACTTGAGCTGTGAGGAGGAAGGAGGTAAGAAGGGAGAAACCAGTCTCCcttcgggggagggggtgtaagTGTGTTTGACTTCAGAGGATGAAAAGACACTTTGCTCTGATGGTCTTCAGGGTGTGGGCTGGAGGGATGCCAGCATGCTGAGCAATATCCTAATAATTCACTCTGTAGAACTCTGATCCTCTCATCCTCATTTCCATTTCCCCTGAGCCGTGTTCTCTATCCCAGGAGGTGGGAAGCTATGCTGTGTAGCCGAGCTAGACAGTCCTCTGCAGCAGAAGTGGACAAAGCCAGCGAGAGCAAGCATTTccagcactgcagcagcagtgGAGTGGAATGAGGAGCTCATGCTGTAAGGAGCAGGTGTTTGCTTTTTCAGCTAAGGGAGGGTTGCAGCCAGTGTGCCAGGTCTCTGGGGTACATTAGGGATGGGTATATTTCCGATGCCAACTATCCTAGATGTAAATTCCTTTGTATTGGCAGAAGTTAGTGTTCATATCCCTGCTGTTCCCATCCTGAGTACCCATGTAGTTTTTCTAGTGCACCCCAATCCAGATAATAATTTCACTTCTGATTTGTAGCACTGCTGCTCCACCTCCCCTTACGTTCTTTGCAGCTGTGCAAGTGCATCTCACATTTGGAGCAGGAGCCTTCTTCTAtcaccccccaccaaaaaaagggTGCGGTAAATTCTTGTGAAAAGGTGCAGGTGGGTGAGGAATAGGGTCAGTCAGAGGAAAGGAGTTCTTGGGTGGAAGTCTTTTGACATGTGCCGGGCACCAATCCTCCTGTTTCTGTCTTGACAGGGAGCTGGGGCCACGAAGTAAAGAGTTGAAGCTGAGAGTACTGGAGAAGAGCAGTGGTGGGGAGAGTGAGTATGATCAGCCATAAACAGTAACCAGTAAGGCTCAAAATCACAGGATTCAAGAGAGTCATTCCTGGTGTTACAACAGCCCCTGAGATCTTTACAAGTGAAAATCTTCTCCTCGGAAAAAGGCTGGCCAGTTCACAAGACCCACACATTGAAAACTGAGTGTCTCAGTGCAAGCCACAGTGTTTGGGCTGCAAATTCCCCAGGGAATGTTCACATACCCACCCAGACTGGACTTCTGATTTAATGAAAAACACTTACTATAGTTCTCAGGTTTGACATCTTCAAACTTAGATTTTGGGCCAGAGGCTTTCCTTTTCACCCTTCTGATGCCTAGAAACCACCAAGCCATTGCATGATCTGGCTGAAAGGAGGAGGGGAGTATGCTACTCGATGCCAGATGAGCATTACAGAGAGCAGTTGGATTTCGGTTCAGTTGCACTAGTTGCAGGACCTGAGTTTGAAGGAACTTGCAAAACTCCACCTTATTTTCACAGGACGAGGAGACTCTCTCAATTGGTTTGTGGTGAAGTACGAGCATAAAGTCCCACTGAACCCTCCTGCAACTCTGAGGCTGCCTCGTGGGGTCATGGAGTTAAGTCCCCAAAGGCAAAAAGGGGCTTTTGGGGGGTGTCTGGGCTGAGTTTGTTCTTCCTCTCACAGATGTGCTTCTGGGACATACTGCTGTTTCACTTGACTCCTGCAGCAAACAACCATCTGGGAGGATGGTCTAttccctgactccaggagctgggcagctgctcGCACCTGCGGCTACCCTTATACTGGAGGTAAACATATGACCTATGAAGAGCTGTGAAGTGTTCTGCCAGGGAAGTGTCGTCTAGATGACAGGCCACTCCACAGGGAACTGGAATTCAGGATCTGGGAATGATACAGTGCCAGCAAACGAAGCTTCTAGAGTGAAGAATGGTAttgtcttcccccttactctctagCTTCCCTACAGCTGACTGAAGGAGTGGTAATGGATGGCGGATGATTGGCCTTCCTGGTTCGAGGACAGTGTGATCTAACAAGGGGCATACGTCTTCCTGGCCTGATGAAACTGCTTATGCAGCTATCACTTCACTGATAGTGATGTATGTTAGGGCCTTCAGTGCACAGCAATGGGATCCAGGCTCACGCTCTCAGATTTTGACACTGTAGGCTTAGCAGATAAAAGACGAGGCCTGTAAGCTGCTTGTGTGACTGGGGATGAAGGAAAATATGCCACTTCTGGAGGGCGGTGTGGGTGGGAAAGGGATAGTGGGCTGTGCCTCTCAGTTAGTAACCCAAGAGCAACCTAAAGCTCTGGGGTCATAGATTGCTGCTCTGTGCAAGCTCACATGCTTAATCCTCTTACCACGTGAGCTCTGAGTGGAAGTCAGGCCTTTACCTTGCCTGGGGTGTCACCAGACGTAGACTCTCTCTGACTTATTTGCATCCTGTTCTCTTTTAAGCTGCTCTACCATGAGTCTCCTTTGTCCCCGAATCCCCAGTATGCCACATCACTGCGCACCAGCATCACGCCCACCAAAAAAATCGAGATGGACCGTACCATCATGCCAGATggcaccattgtgaccactgtCACCACCGTCCAGTCAAGGCCCAAGGTGGACTGTAAGCTGGGTAAGGACTGATTAGGACTTCATACAGGGGCAGGTGTCTAAGACTTTGCTGGTGGCTGCTTTAGCAATATGAAGTTAACTCTTACCTTGTCAGGCCTAGCTCTGTGGTACATAGCTAAATTTTGTAGCAGTCAGATCCAGCAATCCCTTCAATGCGCTCCTTTTGCAGCGGGGAAGAAGGGTTACTGTCGGCACTGCGAGTGGAGATGGTGGTGGTACCATTGCTATTTCACTTCCTACGAGCTACTTAAGAACGtaggaacggccatactgggtcagaccacaggtccatctcgcccagtatcctgtcttctgacagcagccaatgccaggtgctccacaggaaatgaacagaacgggtaatcatcaagtgatccatccccagtctcctattcccagcttctggcaaacggaggctagggacgcTTGGGGAATCTCGCTGTACCCTTGGAGGATGCTGTTGGCACTTTGCTAACCGTGGGGAGATAAATGTAAAATGATAAGCCTCTTCAACCACGCTTAATAGAGACAGTCTGGAGATGTGGGTTTTAATTCGTGGACTGTTTTTGGCTTTTGATATGACTTTGGTCAAAtcacttccccctctctctttcaATTTCCTTAtcaataaaatggggataatactgaaCGCATGTGTTTTGGGATGTTAATTTGTCAGCACAGAGCATTACATATTATTTGATAGACCCAAATCCCCTTCCACCCTGCTGTGGCACATTTTTCAGATGAAGAGGAGATTTGCAGTTTGCTCCCCTGGTGTCACTGttttaatatatatgtatttcctgggatggggtggggaatcatagaatatcagggttggaagggaccgtgagcggtcatctagtccaacctgctgctcaaagcaggaccaatcccccaatttttgccccagatccttaaatggccccctcaaggattaaactcataaccatgggtttagcaggctaatgctcaaaccgctgagccaTCTGGGTATGCTAGGTCTAGTGTCTGGGCTGCTACACAATACATTTGCCCCATCTCTGATGGCGATCACTCCTCTCAGTGTGTGTTTTGTAAACAAGTCCTTCTGGATGTAAGGGGTCCAGTggagtcccccaaagagttcacctCCCTGTGTCTGTATGGGGAAATGGTGAGTTAATTTCATCCTCCTCAAAAGGCAGGTGACCTCAGCTGAGGCCTGGCTCTTCTTAATTTTGTGCCTCTTTCCTTTTTTGAGTCTAGATTCACCCTCGAGGTCCCCATCCAAAGTGGAAGTGACAGAGAAGACGACAACAAGGCTTTCAGAGAGCAGCTGTCCCAGCAGTGCCTCACCCAGCAACAGCTGTAAGTGCACAGGAAACTGAGATCCTAATCTGGAGCAAAGGCGCTCTCTCCTCCTTCACAGTGAAAAGCTGGGGATTGAGTTGGTGAGACTCATCAGCAGTGGCCAAATGCAGCTCATCCTCATGGCCCCACTGCAGGAGGAGCCTCTTGGATTAGAATGTTCCATATGGTTTTACATTCCAAACCTAGAATTCTTCATGATCATTGAAGCAAATTTCCTGAGTCACTCTAAGGGGAAGAATGGGTTAGTTAAAAACCCAACCCTCTACTCCTTGTTCTCAATTGTTAGCTTTGTGTGTGCGTGCTCTCAGTGTAtactgtcccagctctgtgcagatagctgacacagcagacctcGATCGAACTGCCCAAAAAGACACAGACTCTGTTCTGTAGCAAAGACgttcagccaggtttattgttgtcGAAGCACAGTCCTAGTATCCCAAAGACTCTACAGGACCACTAATGCATGTATGCCCGTTACAATGGACTAGCTCAGTGAATGACAGGACTGGGACTTGCCATTCCCTCTCCTCAGCCAGACAAAGACCCCCTctttatacactgatacaaacaagttacctATTGCCCTTCTGACgtggttagttaccaccctttacTTTGTACATGTTGGTAGATCAAACCCTCTCTGTCCATCACGGCTGTCGTCCTGACCTTACCTTTAAGAGGGCCAGTGTGTCCCTGTACCATCTTCATGGAATGTGTTTCCACCATATCTTGGTATTAGGGTGTTCTGGCACTAACCTTCTAGAATATGTTTACATGAATACTTAGTGCCAAGAAGTGCTTGTGGTTTTTTGAAATACCAGTCCTATTTCTGCCAGGTTCTGTGAACTTGCAAATAGGCATGTTTTGTAACAGCGCCTGACTTCTGCTCATAGCTTGACTCTTGCAAACTTggttttcttcaagtgattgctcatgtcagTTACAAGTAGTGTGTGCACGTGGCGCGCACACATAGTctgaaggtttttcccctagtggGAGCCATCAAAACAACTCTGGAGCTCTGTGGAGCGGCACTCCTATGGAGGTGAATATAGGTCCCTGCCGCCTCTtaagttccttcttactgccagtgtCATTGTTGGagctgctttgttctcttgcctTGGGCAAGCTGTTCTCCTAGCAAACAGTTGTTCTTGTATCCTATATAATTAGTTCATAGATAAGTTTCTGTTGGGGGTTACCCTCCACCCCCTATTTTCCTACTCTCCTCCAGGGACTGAGGTATGCCTCAGTCTCGAGGCTTCAGATCCTGCGGGTCTTGCCAGAAGCCTATGCCCAGGAGAGAGCTTCACAACTCCTTCTTAAAGTGCTTGGGGGAAGCCCACCAGGCTTAAAAGTGGAGGATCTTCAGGAGCTTCCCCCCAGGGACTGAGAAGGAGAGAGACTTCAGACTTAAGCATCTACTTAGGCAGTCGGCTCTCCATCCCCAGCTGGCTCAGACCGCTTTGGGATCCAAGCCCCAGTGCTTCGTTGTGAAGAGGACCGGTCCAGATACCCGTGGTACTGACGCTCTCCGGCACCGAAGACAAGTTTGGCAAATTCTCAGCACCGATCTCACTTGCCAGTGCCGCATAAGAAGCAGAGAAGAGCCGAAAGGGGGCCCTTGCTGACAATCTGAGCAAGGGAGCGCGAGGATGCCTGCAGAGTGCATCCCACGTTGAGACACTCTGCGTCTGCTCGGGGCAGCCGGTACCATTGACTCCGGCCACCCAGGCGGAACCATGGAGTCTGTTTCCGTTGGACTTTCTGGGACGGGAGAGCCAAATCAGGGAGTTGGACATGCCGTCCACTTCTGAGGCACTTGAGGCCGCCAGGGACCTCGTAGAGGTGGCAACCCAGCACTCCCTGGCGCCAGCAGAGCCAGTCATCCTTGCCTCAGCATCGATCACTGGCACTGTCCCACATGGCACTGCCATGGAGCCTGAGATCAGACTCTGAGCCGGAGTCATATGTTTCCAGATGCAGCTGGCACCGGTCTTGTTGCTCCAGGCATAACGAGATGTGGCAACTTCCAATGATGCCCTGGCCACCACAGTGGCAGGCACCCACTCAGTGGCCATTCTGGACCTCATGGGTGTATCATCAAGCCCAGGGGCCGAGCTCCAGGTCTCTTTCGATTGCCTCAGACAGACGGACCTCCATCTGCCGCCATGGTGAGGGAGCCTGCAAGGGGTTCCGAGACCAGCGCCCAGCCCAGCACCAAATTTGGCACCAAGTTTGCGTCCGGAATCGCATCTGCCACTGCGCATTAAATACCTGCACAAGAATACCTCTGAGAGTTGGAAGGTTAGGAGGATCCCATGCCGATGAGGGCTTCTTCATCCTCCTTCCCGGACAAGGCACTAACGGGCTCTTCTGCCTCCTTACCGGCTTTGGCCAATAGAGCCCATCAGGAGTTGCTCAGAAGAGTAACCCAAAATCTTGAGCTGCAAGCGGAGGAGGCGTCAGAAGAAATGGACCTTATGGCGGACATTCTGATGCCAGAAGGTCCTTCCAGGGTGGCCTTGCCATTGATCAAGACTATCCACAATACTACCAAGACCCTCTTGCACACTCCTGTTTCCATTCCTCCCACAGCTAAAGGGGTGAAGAGGAAGTACTTTGTACTCTCTAAAGGGTACAAGTACCTTTTTACCCACCCTCAGCTGGGCATACTGGTCGTGgatgtggccaatgccagggaaaggcagggtcaccagggcccCACTCCAAAGCCTAAAGAGGCAAAGAAGCTGGATCTCTTTGGCCATAAGGTCTATTCCAGCGGGGGGCTCTAGCTTCAAACAACTAATGAGCAGGCGGTTCTTAGCTGCTATAGTTTTAACTCTTGGGGGGTggtttcccctcacccccatgcctgggagccaggggaacagagcagcctggggccccaggcctccacgggCAGGGGCAGGAGGACCTGGCTTGGAACTCCCTGTCCAAGTTTAAGGAGCTACTTTCGTCTGATGCCCGATCTGACTTTGGGGAGGTCCTGGAGGAAGGCAAGGACTTCCTTGCAGGCTGCATTAAATTCAGCAGACTCGGCCACCCGTACAATGTCCATAGCCATTGTCATGTGGTGCAGCTCGTGGCTACAAGTCTCAGGCCTCCCCCTGGAGGTCCTACTGACTATACAGGACCTGCCCTTTGATGGTGTGGGTCTCTTCACTGAGCAGACAGACTCTAAGCTCCATAGACACAAggactctagagcaggggtgggcaaacattttggcccgagggccacatctggaaatAGAAATTGTATTGCGGGCCATGAACGCTCACAAATTGGGGTTTGGGTgcggtggggggtgggtgagggctctggggtggggccagcaatgaggagttcagggtgtgggaaggggctccgggtGGAGGAGtatggtgtgggtgggggaggggagaggagggatgagggctccggctgggggtgcagtctctctggggtggggctaaggatgaggggtttggggtgcaggatggtgcTCCGGGCTAGGATCAAggagtttggagggcaggatttggggtaggggtttggggcACGGGGAGAGGCtatggggggtgcaggctccaggccaTGCTTACCTcgagcagctcccagaagcagctgcggTGTCCCCACTCCGACTCCTATGCAAAACCGCTGTGCACTGCACTGTCTTCAGGCGCCACTCCTGCAGCTCCagttggccacagttcccggccaatgggagctgtgtgaaCGGCGGCAgcgtgcagagcggagccccctagctgcccctacgcataggagctggagcggggccatgccgctgcttctggaagcCGCGTGGAGCGGCCCCTGACCCTCCTTCCTAGCTGGAGCAGCGGAGCAGGGCCAATGCAggtgcttctgggagccacgtggaacagcccctgactctgctccccagctggagcgccacAGCACCAGAggggggcaagccccagaccccactccccagagggAACTCAAGAACCGGCTTAAAATGGCTGGCGGGCCGGATCCAACCCAGGggacgtagtttgcccacccctgctctagaggaaCTTTAAAGTCCTTGGGGTTTCATAGGCCAGCCCCACAAAGAAAGCATTTCAAGCCTCTGCCCCTCTCAGCCGAGGAAAGACTATCACAAGAGGCGGGGTAGGAGTAACAGGAGAAGGCTTCCGCAGACCTCCATTACCCAGGGCCAAGGCTCGGCGAGACAGTCGCCGGTTCCTAAGAATTTTCTCTAAgaacatgtccattccaagatcCACTTGCCTCCCCTTTGTTGGCAAGAAAGAATTGAAGAGGTGGCAGGTTATCAGGGACTTATATTCACTGCCATAatggtgccactccagggggctccacagctgacctgaCGGGCACCGCTAGGAGAAAAACCTTCCAGTGACCATGCACACGGCGCGCACACACCTAGTGggaatgaacatgagcaacacatctcgcaGATCCAAAGTTACGataggtaggtaactgttttttagACCTTACAGCAAGCCCCTCATACAGGCCTCATGTCTCAGGCTCTATTTCTACTACACTCCCTAATTTCCTTCCAGACACTGTCTCATCAATCTTGTATGTCTGTAAGGCATCTCATCCCAAAGTGCTTCACGGATTGTATACACATGGATTGCTTCTTATCTCTGAGTTAAAACACACCAGCTGTTTAATAGTATAAAACAAATCTTCACGACAGTTTAGGACAGGAGGTGAAGCAGAATCTCATACCCATTTGAAACTGCATGGTGGATTTAAGGAGGCAAAGTGCAATTGTCAGAGTCAGTAGTTTGTGCCAGGACACAAGCAACCAAACTCCTAATAATTTATAAAAAGTTCTAGGGGAACTTCAATGCCCATGAGTGGCTGGAACTCTGAATTTTTAAGTTTTTTAGTTCAGCTATCTACTCTTCCAAGACTTCCTTCTCCAGCATCATGCAGGTCATTCAGGAAAGGCTGTGGTAACTTCTCTTCTTGGGCCTGTTTCACACACTCACTCACATtcactctcactcactcacttggACCACTGGTAATGCATCTCAGTCTGGAGGTGACTTATCTGTGCTCAGGAGTGCTGCCATCATGTCCGGGGGTTGTTTCCTCTTTTGTGTTCAGGGGACAGTCACATGTCCAATGGCTTGGATCCTGTGGCCGAGACAGCAATCAGGCAGTTGACTGAAACGAATAACAAATCTGCCAAGAAGACCCCGACAAAACGCAGCACACTTATCATCTCGGGAGTTTCCAAGGTAACTGGTGATCTGGGACCTCTCCCCTGAAGTTGTGTACTGAGGGTTGTTAATAGGGGTATGGGTGTCATGATGCTTGGTCCTGCAGGGGATCTCCTATACAAAGGAATCTGTTTGTGCTGAATAATGACCTGCAATCATGTAGTATCACTCcacaaaggatctcaaagcacattgccatcactgaaatgcaCCTGTCTTTGGGTGTTCAATAGGTCACAGCAGTAGGATAGGAAGTTAGTGAAGATGATGCAGTGTCCAGTTGAATCTTCATGGGGGATTTAGAGAGGGGGAATGGGATTTCATCAGATGtccctggctggaggaggaggagaaccatGCTGTGTTATGAGATCCACACACTTCAAATATCTCTCGCCAAATAATGGCAACTATACAAACATAAGTTCTCCTAGCAGTACACTAGGGCATTGGCTCCTCTGAGGAAACAGAACTTGAAGGCTTGAGCATCAAAACATGGGGTTTCACAGCGCTTGAGAACATGCGCAAAGCCCATCCGTCCTGAGCCTCAGAGTCCCACCTGATGTTCCTCTCATGGGGCAGTTTAGTGTTTTGAAATAGAACTCTGTAGCTTCTCCTCTCCATCCAGGCCCGAGAAGCTAATTTTCCTCCTAGATGGGAGAATTAGTAAGAATGGCTTGGGCTCTTTATTTTTAAGGAGGGGAGGAGATGGCCCAATGGAGACTAAGGTAATTTGTGAACTTTAACTCTCAACTTCTGTTTTGACCTTTGCATCCCCTCCAGGTACCAATTGCCCAAGATGAAATGGCACTTTCTCTTGGTTATGCTGCATCTATGGAGGCCACCATGCATGGATATTCCATAATGGCAGACATGTGCGACCACCCCCAGAGCTCCACTGAGCCATCTCAGCTGCTGGAAGCATCATTCTCAGGACAGAGAGCTAGTCAGGAGCTGGATGAGACAACACGATCAGACATCTCTGAGAGACCTTCGGTGGAGGACGTGGAATCTGAAACTGGCTCCACAGGAGCCCTCGAAACCAGGAGCTTAAAAGATCATAAAGGTGAGGCTGAGTGAGCAATGTTCAGCACAGCAGGGCCAGGGGGATGACATGATAGTCTCACACTTTGGCAGTGCAACATCTTTCTTCTAGCGTCCGACATGTGGGTCACATCAATTTCACTCATGTTCTGTGTTACTGCTTTTGTAATGGGGAGCGGGAGGGAAATGTTCTGAATGAGTAGTTGTGGCTACTTCCAtaagggttttgggttttttttttaaggcagtcACTTCTTGTGAGCAAATCAAGGTGAACTGTGTACTGTAATTCACGCTGCTAGCTAGGAGATCTTGCTAATTACTCAACTGAGTAAGTGAGCAGGATATATTACAAAACACCAGAAAAGTATAGTGTAATTTTTAAGACTAACTCACTAGTAAGTATTCTGCAGGTATAGCTCATAAGTTACAATGACTCTCTCATGGGGGACCTTGCTATAGCGCAGGGGTGActaacctgtggctctggagccacatgcggctcttcagaagttaatatgcagctccttgtataggcaccaactctggggctggagctacaggtgc
The nucleotide sequence above comes from Lepidochelys kempii isolate rLepKem1 chromosome 22, rLepKem1.hap2, whole genome shotgun sequence. Encoded proteins:
- the C2CD2L gene encoding phospholipid transfer protein C2CD2L isoform X6 encodes the protein MELELGWAALVLLFAASLLTVSAWLLQYSRGVWSGRGKPETSGGALREAGIWKSLLRLRVAPDGAPEEAVAGARGLLASLFAFRSFRENWQRAWVRALNEQACRHGVLHCHLSADAVKFPVSVTQQSPAAVSVDTYHVTLALLQAQVEIRLEEMKNEGLLVSWTFKDRPDLNLSVVPKLQPREVSKLEEQGSGAGAENRHGGLNPVLGCNLGKKNDVKVDLSTIKDLIEDSVVSTQPAMMVNLKACTAGSNVMSCEKLSRESPSNIVAPTVSKLLLRHMQVLNLSCEEEGGGGKLCCVAELDSPLQQKWTKPARASISSTAAAVEWNEELMLELGPRSKELKLRVLEKSSGGENVLLGHTAVSLDSCSKQPSGRMVYSLTPGAGQLLAPAATLILELLYHESPLSPNPQYATSLRTSITPTKKIEMDRTIMPDGTIVTTVTTVQSRPKVDCKLDSPSRSPSKVEVTEKTTTRLSESSCPSSASPSNSWDSHMSNGLDPVAETAIRQLTETNNKSAKKTPTKRSTLIISGVSKVPIAQDEMALSLGYAASMEATMHGYSIMADMCDHPQSSTEPSQLLEASFSGQRASQELDETTRSDISERPSVEDVESETGSTGALETRSLKDHKVSFLRSGTKLIFRRKNKQKEAGLSQSHDDLSNASTSSATRKKASSFSRRLIKRFSFTSKSKPKANGSTTSMGEN
- the C2CD2L gene encoding phospholipid transfer protein C2CD2L isoform X8 is translated as MELELGWAALVLLFAASLLTVSAWLLQYSRGVWSGRGKPETSGGALREAGIWKSLLRLRVAPDGAPEEAVAGARGLLASLFAFRSFRENWQRAWVRALNEQACRHGVEIRLEEMKNEGLLVSWTFKDRPDLNLSVVPKLQPREVSKLEEQGSGAGAENRHGGLNPVLGCNLGKKNDVKVDLSTIKDLIEDSVVSTQPAMMVNLKACTAGSNVMSCEKLSRESPSNIVAPTVSKLLLRHMQVLNLSCEEEGGGGKLCCVAELDSPLQQKWTKPARASISSTAAAVEWNEELMLELGPRSKELKLRVLEKSSGGENVLLGHTAVSLDSCSKQPSGRMVYSLTPGAGQLLAPAATLILELLYHESPLSPNPQYATSLRTSITPTKKIEMDRTIMPDGTIVTTVTTVQSRPKVDCKLDSPSRSPSKVEVTEKTTTRLSESSCPSSASPSNSWDSHMSNGLDPVAETAIRQLTETNNKSAKKTPTKRSTLIISGVSKVPIAQDEMALSLGYAASMEATMHGYSIMADMCDHPQSSTEPSQLLEASFSGQRASQELDETTRSDISERPSVEDVESETGSTGALETRSLKDHKVSFLRSGTKLIFRRKNKQKEAGLSQSHDDLSNASTSSATRKKASSFSRRLIKRFSFTSKSKPKANGSTTSMGEN
- the C2CD2L gene encoding phospholipid transfer protein C2CD2L isoform X9, producing the protein MVLHCHLSADAVKFPVSVTQQSPAAVSVDTYHVTLALLQAQVEIRLEEMKNEGLLVSWTFKDRPDLNLSVVPKLQPREVSKLEEQGSGAGAENRHGGLNPVLGCNLGKKNDVKVDLSTIKDLIEDSVVSTQPAMMVNLKACTAGSNVMSCEKLSRESPSNIVAPTVSKLLLRHMQVLNLSCEEEGGGGKLCCVAELDSPLQQKWTKPARASISSTAAAVEWNEELMLELGPRSKELKLRVLEKSSGGENVLLGHTAVSLDSCSKQPSGRMVYSLTPGAGQLLAPAATLILELLYHESPLSPNPQYATSLRTSITPTKKIEMDRTIMPDGTIVTTVTTVQSRPKVDCKLDSPSRSPSKVEVTEKTTTRLSESSCPSSASPSNSWDSHMSNGLDPVAETAIRQLTETNNKSAKKTPTKRSTLIISGVSKVPIAQDEMALSLGYAASMEATMHGYSIMADMCDHPQSSTEPSQLLEASFSGQRASQELDETTRSDISERPSVEDVESETGSTGALETRSLKDHKVSFLRSGTKLIFRRKNKQKEAGLSQSHDDLSNASTSSATRKKASSFSRRLIKRFSFTSKSKPKANGSTTSMGEN